In the genome of Deltaproteobacteria bacterium, the window CTCCTTCACCATGAGTGGAGGAGATGACCCCTGCGGAACCCTGCCGCTAACGATAGAGGCAGGCGCCAGTTGCACCTGCCTCGTTGAGTTCCACCCCCAATCCGAGGCGACCTACAGCGCAGTCCTTTCGATCGACTCCGACGACCCAGATACCCCAAATCTCGATGTAGCTTTGACCGGAACAGGGGTTCCCGATAACTTATTCTCCGGAGACCGGGACCTAAGTTATTCCGTCAACGTTGGCAGTGGATGTTCGATCGTCCCCGGAGGGGGAGATGGTGCAGATGGGTTGGGTGGTTATGGTTTGTTGGTTCTCGCCGCTTCATGGTTCGGAATCAAAAGAAGGATGAATAAGACCGAAAATACGAGTAATTTGAGATAGCCAAGGGCTAACTCCCCGTTGTAAGAACTTTTCAAAAGCAATCACGCTGGAGTGGGGGAAGGTGTAAAAAAGATTTGAAATATAACTGGAAATAATACTTCCCTCTCAAGATCTACTATATTCCTCATACACCCCCTGGTTCATTATTCTGGCGGAAATGCCACCCTTTAGAATCGCTGGGATAAGGGCTTCGAGCATGTCGAGTAACAAGCTAATAGTATAACGAATATTATATTTTACATAATGTAAAATATTGCTTGACATCATTTTTGGCCTGTTATATTTTACATAATGTAGAATATGAGTTGTTCCTTTAAAACTTAAGGGTACCCGGGAACACATACTCATGATGCTGAATCGGCCGGGAAATAATGATGAAAGAGATATGGGGAGGCATATATGAAGTGTCCAAAGTGCAGCGGACTCATGGTGTCTGAAAGGGTGCAACATGATTTCGATGTTTCTTTGTCATGGAGATGTATCATTTGCGGAAAAATTATCGACGCTGTGATTCTGGAAAATGCCGGTTCGGAGAAACGATTCGCCTGTGATGGGACAATTCAATTCTTATCGCAATAAACCCTGGTTGTCTGGTCGGCGATTTCGTGAGCCAGGGTTACAACATATCGATCAAGGAGGTGTAAAGATGAAAAGGTTCGTGGCGTTTTTCATTGCATTGCTCCTGGTGTTTGCCGCCGTTGGCTTTACGGGATTTGCAACGGCGGCCGAACGTGGGAAACGTGTCGTGGTTATCGATGGGGAGAAGTATATCATTCCCGATTGCTGTGATGCCGAGACGCTAAAATGTGTTGGGATGAAATCGGACTCCCAAAAGAGTACGCTGACACCGGAAGATTATGTGGGCGGAGGCTGATCGGATTTTCTTTTCTCAACTGAAATAGTTGCTTTCCCACGGCAAAAAGAGGGCTCGCATTGGGCCTTCTTTTTTTTTCAGAAACAGATTTTCCACTCTTGGTTACTGGGGGAGCGTCAGGAGAATCTTTCACCTTGACATACTTGCCGGACATAATTTCTCATCAGTGGGCGATTGCATAATTCAATACGTGTCTTCCTGTTACCTTGGCATCTTGAATGTTTAATGTTCTTTGCCCTTTCCGTGGCCGTGCCCACCACAGCATCCTCCTCACCGAAGCATCAAGAAGATGAACACGGCAATGATGATTAACGATATCCATCCGATTTCCTTTTCATTTGCCTCCTTATCAGTTGATCTTAACCATCCTCAGCCTGAGTGCATTCCCGACGACGGAGACGGAGCTTGCGCTCATGGCGGCGGCGGCTATGATCGGGCTGAGCAGGATGCCGAAGAACGGATAGAGCACGCCAGCCGCCACCGGTACGCCAAGAGAGTTATAAATAAAGGCAAAGAACAGGTTTTCCTTGATATTGCGCATCGTGGCGCGGGAAAGTTTCCGGGCCCTGATGATACCGATAAGGTCTCCCTTGACCAGGGTTACCCCCGCGCTTTCCATGGCCACATCGGTTCCGGTGCCCATGGCGATCCCCACCTGAGCCTGGGCAAGTGCCGGCGCGTCGTTGATCCCATCGCCAGCCATAGCTACCATCCGGCCTTCATCCTGGAACTTTTTTACCGCAGCAGCCTTTTCATCGGGCAGCACCTCTGCCACTACCTCGTCAATATTGAGTTTCCTGCCCACAGCCTCGGCGGTGGCCCTGTTATCACCGGTGAGCATGACGATGCGGATCCCTTCGGCGTGCAGCTGCTCGATCGCCTCGGGCGTGGTCTCCTTGATCGGATCGGACACTGCCAGCAGTCCGGCGATTTTTCCATCAATAGCCACAAACATAACGGTCTGGCCTTCCTCCCGCATTGTTTGTGCCTGCTCATCGAGGGGGCCCGGATCAATTGAGAAATCATCCATCAGTTTACGATTACCGAGGATTACCGTTTTCCCCTCCACCCTGCCGGATACGCCCTTACCGGTATGGGAATCAAAATATTCCACGTCCCCGAGGGGAACACTCC includes:
- a CDS encoding heavy metal translocating P-type ATPase, which translates into the protein NGRGSIVMRAEKVGSETLLAQIVQMVAEAQRSRAPIQKLADQVSGYFVPAVIIIAAVAFGVWFLFGPDPRLAYALIVAVSVLIIACPCALGLATPMSIMVATGQGATMGVLFKNAEAIETLRKIDTLVVDKTGTLTLGKPKLTGVVAIEGVDETHMLSLAATLEKGSEHPLASAIVAGATERSVPLGDVEYFDSHTGKGVSGRVEGKTVILGNRKLMDDFSIDPGPLDEQAQTMREEGQTVMFVAIDGKIAGLLAVSDPIKETTPEAIEQLHAEGIRIVMLTGDNRATAEAVGRKLNIDEVVAEVLPDEKAAAVKKFQDEGRMVAMAGDGINDAPALAQAQVGIAMGTGTDVAMESAGVTLVKGDLIGIIRARKLSRATMRNIKENLFFAFIYNSLGVPVAAGVLYPFFGILLSPIIAAAAMSASSVSVVGNALRLRMVKIN
- a CDS encoding choice-of-anchor D domain-containing protein → RRKIILGVLISSLFGLSFCLIPASTRSIAEAGDTSGSGQIVFRGYIAGAGGSYPAADPAPDIDVSQENYDWGNLWVDFSDAEKMTITNVGTDSLTISGMNLSDTENFSFTMSGGDDPCGTLPLTIEAGASCTCLVEFHPQSEATYSAVLSIDSDDPDTPNLDVALTGTGVPDNLFSGDRDLSYSVNVGSGCSIVPGGGDGADGLGGYGLLVLAASWFGIKRRMNKTENTSNLR